TCTACACAGCATCAAAGAAGCAGCCAAACGCGGCATTAGCATTAATACCCATGAGCCAATTAAGGCAACGGGCCTGCGCCGCACCTACCCTAACTGGATCTCTCGCGAAGGTGCGCGCGGTCAAGAGTTTAATGCTTGGGGCACGCCACCAAATAACCCAGAGCACACGGTAATTTTGCCATACACTCGCCTACTTGGCGGTCCAATGGACTTTACTCCAGGTATCTTTAACTTAGCACCACAGGGCCTTGATGCCGTGAATCGTGTGCAAACCACCTTAACCAAACAGCTTGCCCTATACGTAGTGCTATATAGCCCAATCCAAATGGCTGCTGATTTGCCTCGCAACTATGTTGAACGTATGGATGCTTTCCAGTTTATCCAAGATGTACCAACCGATTGGAGCGAGAGTAAAGCATTAGCAGGTGAAGTGGGTGACTATTTGGTATTTGCCCGTAAAGCGCGTGAAAATCAAGATTGGTATGTAGGTGCGATTACCGATGAAGCCGCACGTGAAGTTGATGTAAAGCTAGACTTTCTTGAGGCCAATAAACGCTATGAAGCACAAATCTATCGTGATGGTGAAAAGGCGAACTGGTTAGACAATCCATATGATTACGTGATTGAAACTAAAACCGTTACTGCTAAAGATGCGTTAACGCTTAAGCTCGCACCTAGTGGTGGCACGGCGATTCGCTTCAAAGCGCTAAATTGATAAAACTGTACTAACAGCCCTAAACAGATAGCACTGTAATTTATAAGGCATCGACGCCTCGATGATTGAGTTAATCATCGAGGCGTCTTTTTATTATCTAAATGATATGTGTTGAAGCGAAGTCTCTGTAATCTATATACGTTTCATATATTTAACTACATGAGAGCTAATTATTGACCTTCCACTAAGGGATGCGAACTTTGACAATGCAAAACGCCGTAAAATCGTCCCCTATGATTACGTTAGGGCTCTGCTTTAGCAACCCTGCTAAACAAGCTTGCTTTCTCAAAGCGCATTTCCCTAACGCTAGCCTGCCATAAACTTTTCCGATCTAATTCAACACTAAGAACAAACTCATCTGGCTCACACTTTTTTCACAAAAACACTGCATATTGATTTCAAAACCAGGCAAGAGTTGCTTTCTAATTATCGATATCGGCATTATCACATTAAGCAATAAAACTAATTATTTACAATACCTTACAAGAGAATCAGCACACCACCAATGTAAACAACTATCGATATCTAGGTTACTGAAATTTTATGAATACGTATGTATTCAGTTGTGCAAAAATGCACGCTAACGATAGTATGAAACCTGCTAATTTCACTCTCTGCTTGTGGAGATGAAAAGGGCTAGGTCGTTTCTGACACGCGTGTGTCAGTTTTGGAGTACCTTCATTTTCTTTGTAGTTTGTTAGACTCATCGCTTCGGCGCCAAGTAAAGCAAATTAACAAAGTAACTAGGTCTTTGGCGAATACCCGTCTTAGGGAGATGTGTATTCGCCATTTTTTTATCTGCAGTTTAACCTAGAAAGCTCGTGCTAGTGCACCTACGACAGCAAGCATAAATAACATAAAAAATACCAGGGAATGCCATGTCTGCTAATCAATCAAATACAATAACTCAAGGATCTAGCAATACACAGCCAACGGCGATTCAACCGCAATTAAGCTTTTGGCAAATATTCAACATGTGTTTTGGTTTTCTCGGGATCCAATTTGGCTTTGCACTGCAAAACGCTAACGTCAGCCGCATTTTCCAAACCCTTGGTGCAGACATAGACGAAATCCCTATTCTTTGGATTGCAGCACCGCTTACGGGTTTAATCGTACAGCCCATCATTGGCTATATGAGTGACAACACTTGGAATAGCCTAGGTCGCCGTCGCCCCTACTTTTTAATCGGTGCGATTTGTACCACGTTATCACTGTTCATCATGCCGCACTCTCCGACCTTGTGGATCGCTGCTGGTATGCTGTGGATCATGGACGCTTCAATTAACATCGCCATGGAGCCGTTTCGCGCATTTGTAGGTGACAATCTACCAAAAAATCAGCGTACCCAAGGCTATGCAATGCAAAGCTTCTTTATTGGCATCGGCGCTGTTATCGCATCATCACTTCCATACATTCTGACTAACTATTTTGACGTAGCAAATACCGCGCCTGCAGGTGAAATTGCAGACTCAGTCACTTACTCTTTTTATTTTGGTGCAGTCGTGCTGTTCCTAGCCGTTGGATGGACCATTATCTCATCAAAAGAATACTCGCCGGAGGAGCTCGAAGCTTTTAATGGCAAAGCACACGAAAACGTTAATGGTCACAACACACAAAAGCGCAGTGCAAAGCAATATCAAACCGGTGCTATGATCTGGATGGCCATTGGCGCAATTTTTACCGCCGCTATTTTCACCCAAGGGCTAGAGCAAGAGCTATATATCCTGAGTATCGGTATTTTCGCATTTGGTCCGCTGCAGCTTTTCTGCTCGCTGAAGCTTAAAAAAGACACTAACGCAGACAATCATGGTTTGGCTTTTAATGTGGTTAACGACTTATTCCACATGCCTAAGGCTATGAGGCAGCTTGCTGTAGTGCAGTTCTTCGCCTGGTTTGCGCTGTTCGCGATGTGGATTTACACCACAGCTGCAGTAACGTCATTTCACTACGGCAGTACTGATGTACTTAGCAAAGCTTATAATGATGGCGCAGATTGGGTAGGTATTTTATTCGCGTCATACAATGGTTTTGCTGCGGTTGCCGCGGTAATTATTCCATTTCTAGCTAAAGCTGTTGGTATTAAGTTTACCCATACCATCAACATGTTCCTGGGCGGTTTCGGTCTTATCAGCTTCTACTTTATTACCGACCCAAGTCTGCTTTGGCTGCCGATGATTGGCGTTGGTTTTGCGTGGGCTTCAATCTTATCAGTGCCTTACGCCATGTTATCGGGTGTACTACCACCAAACAAAATGGGCGTGTACATGGGTATCTTCAACTTCTTTATTGTTATCCCACAGCTACTCGCCGCAAGTGTACTTGGTCTGCTGTTAAAACTGTTTTTCCAGGGACAACCCATTTATGCAGTCGTCATGGGCGGCGTATTCATGCTCATGTCGGGAATTGCTGTGCACTTTGTTCAACAATCACCAGAGCAAGAGCAGGTTTAACCTACTTAAAGCACACTTATAAAAAACAACAAAATCAATTATCAATACAATTGGGGAAGCACATGGTTTCAAACACTAAACTTAAGCCGCTAGCTGCCGGTATTTCGATTGCACTGCTGGGTTTAAGCTTAACTGCATGTACTAAAGATGAAGCAGTTACTTCAGCTGAAGCGCAAAGTGTTCAAGCGGCAGCAAGTTCAAGCGTCGCACCGGGCGCGCCAGGTATCGACCCTACGTGGGCATTTTCTGGAAAAACCGGCATTGGTACTTCTTACGAACCTTATGTGAACGGTCAGTATCAATCACAAGCTGACAACCCTGTCAGTAAAGTTTGGTTTAGTGTTGCTCAAGGTATTTTAACCGAAACCATGTACGGGCTTATCCACAACGCACAGCTAAAAGAAATGCAGTTTGTGATTGCGGGTAATGGCTTTGTTGATACCGAAAAAGACGACACCATCTCTAGCATTGAATACTTGCATCAAGATGAGCAAGG
This DNA window, taken from Shewanella maritima, encodes the following:
- a CDS encoding MFS transporter; amino-acid sequence: MSANQSNTITQGSSNTQPTAIQPQLSFWQIFNMCFGFLGIQFGFALQNANVSRIFQTLGADIDEIPILWIAAPLTGLIVQPIIGYMSDNTWNSLGRRRPYFLIGAICTTLSLFIMPHSPTLWIAAGMLWIMDASINIAMEPFRAFVGDNLPKNQRTQGYAMQSFFIGIGAVIASSLPYILTNYFDVANTAPAGEIADSVTYSFYFGAVVLFLAVGWTIISSKEYSPEELEAFNGKAHENVNGHNTQKRSAKQYQTGAMIWMAIGAIFTAAIFTQGLEQELYILSIGIFAFGPLQLFCSLKLKKDTNADNHGLAFNVVNDLFHMPKAMRQLAVVQFFAWFALFAMWIYTTAAVTSFHYGSTDVLSKAYNDGADWVGILFASYNGFAAVAAVIIPFLAKAVGIKFTHTINMFLGGFGLISFYFITDPSLLWLPMIGVGFAWASILSVPYAMLSGVLPPNKMGVYMGIFNFFIVIPQLLAASVLGLLLKLFFQGQPIYAVVMGGVFMLMSGIAVHFVQQSPEQEQV